A window of the Sandaracinaceae bacterium genome harbors these coding sequences:
- a CDS encoding acyl-CoA thioesterase: MSDPSQPVPTPRVLSMTQLMTPDMVNFSGKIHGGALLKILDEVAFTCAARYTGRYVVTLLVDDVRFRAPVHVGELVTFLASVNWVGRTSLEVGIRVVAENYRTGSSRHVISCFFVMVAMDDDGRPREVTKFTPSNEVEQRRWADAEGRQEVLRASRAARPDDGE, from the coding sequence ATGAGCGACCCGTCGCAGCCAGTGCCCACCCCACGCGTGCTCTCCATGACGCAGCTGATGACGCCGGACATGGTGAACTTCTCCGGCAAGATCCACGGCGGCGCGCTGCTCAAGATCCTCGACGAGGTCGCCTTCACCTGCGCGGCCCGCTACACGGGGCGCTACGTGGTGACCCTGCTGGTGGACGACGTGCGCTTCCGCGCGCCGGTGCACGTGGGCGAGCTGGTCACCTTCCTCGCGTCGGTGAACTGGGTGGGCCGCACGTCGCTCGAGGTGGGCATCCGCGTGGTGGCCGAGAACTACCGCACTGGCAGCTCGCGGCACGTCATCTCCTGCTTCTTCGTGATGGTGGCCATGGACGACGACGGGCGCCCGCGCGAGGTCACCAAGTTCACACCCAGCAACGAGGTGGAACAGCGGCGCTGGGCCGACGCGGAGGGCCGCCAGGAGGTGCTGCGGGCGTCACGCGCCGCGCGCCCGGACGACGGCGAATAG